Genomic DNA from Triticum dicoccoides isolate Atlit2015 ecotype Zavitan chromosome 4B, WEW_v2.0, whole genome shotgun sequence:
GCGGAGCCACCTGCGGCTCATCGTCTCCGCCGTGGAGGCCAGGGCGGCGAAGCGGCTCAAGGCCAAGGACGACGAGATCGAGCGGGTCAGGGGCATGAACTGGGCGCTGGaggagcgcctccggagcctctacATGGAGGCGCAGATGTGGCGCGACGTCGCGCagtcccacgacgccgccgccagcGTGCTCCGCGCCGACCTGCAGCGGGTGCTCGACGCGCAGGCGGTCCGCGGCGGCGGAGACGGCCAGGACCAGGACGACGCCGAGTCGTGCTGCTGGGGGGAGAACCAGGCGCCCGTctgcgcggaggaggaggaggccgaggtggGCACGCCGGCCCCGACGGGAGTCGGAAGGTGCAAGGGGTGCGGCGACGGCgcggccgtcgtgctgctgctgccgTGCCGGCACCTCTGCGTGTGCGCGCCGTGCGCGGCCTCGGCGCAGGCGTGCCCGTCGTGCGGATGCGCCAAGAACGGCAGCGTCTGCGTCAACTTTTCGTGATGATGCCGGGGGAATAGTTTTAGAGTAGGCTCGACTTTTCTTTCTTAGCTTTATTTTCTTCATCTTTCTTTTTTGTTCCCCTTCTTTTGTTCAGTTTAGCTTTTTGCTCAAACTGTTGGATCAGTTGTTCAACAAGAACAAAAAAACAGTCCGTAGTAGTGTTGCATATCAATGCTTGAAATTAAATACATAGATTAGAATTTGAACAAGATATATCGGCTGCGACCAAGGGGATTTGCGACGACTTAGGTGAGTGATGGGAGATGGCGTAATCAGGCGCGTGGAGACATTAGCGACAAGGAGATGACATCTACGAGACTACGCCTATGGTGGAGGGGCGAGAGATGAGCGAAAAAGTGAAGAGGGCGAGCGCCGCTTGTCGTCGCGTTCGAGACATGGGTGGATGGCTACGCCCGGCGGCGCGTTTGAGAAATTGATGGATTGACTAGTGTTAGGGTTTAGAGATCTGGACAACTGGGAAGCGGGGTGAAGATAGAGCCAGATTCAGATCCAATGGTCCAAAGTTTGATTTGAATTTATAGAAAATTTGCTCGACTGGCAAAAGGTTTGTTGCCTAAATTCACACAAACGACTATAGGGAAGGCCGTTGAATTGCATTCATGAGGGAGAAAGAAGGTGTTTGTTTCCTAGCGGCGCATGTGGCGATAGGTTGGCTAGGTTTAAGCTTAGGTCTAGCAAAAGGGAGATGTGAACCAGATTCCGATTTAAGCTAAGTTGTCcccagtgtcgtggttctaagtctgacagtagtgtaggggggtactaaggagaagTTGTGCACATTAAGGtccggtgttactggtaacgccaagaccccagccagcccacgtagcggagggttaaagtacattaaggtccggtgttactggtaacgccttacataaagtgtcatcatgaccataaagactacttaattacagaccgtttggatacagagtagatcttgaactcctggtggtcgagtgagtcttcatggtcgagtgtcttcatgttcgtcgagtgtcttctagtccgtcgagtggagttcctcttggtcgattggaagacggcttcttcttaaaagatgtccttggggaggataccttggacaggtccatgaccctaccctaggtacatgacttcatcattagcccccgaatggatcgaggtttgagtgaggaaggagttggcaaaTTTTCCGACCTATTTCCTGATGTTGTAAAGgtgttttgctctggatcaatgactttcaagtgaggatgtcaactttctttcagtcgccttgatccattcttcatatctgtcgagtgaactttatgaacttggagatttccgagcgacggatcgcaggagatcttccgtctgacaggttgccctgcggttagcggatttagtgggatctgaattttgggaagcgcgcgaag
This window encodes:
- the LOC119294595 gene encoding probable BOI-related E3 ubiquitin-protein ligase 3, which gives rise to MAVDLQRLRHMLLATGGGHHQLAGRPGAPTAVMTGPCYGAGATGQQLGCQPYADVFTPPPPTMSAADQYSELLALAAVDLLRKGDGAQEMTSGNKRRRVDEGASSSVLGQVLAAHAQQQAVAVDHILHRHARKMWAALAEQRRSHLRLIVSAVEARAAKRLKAKDDEIERVRGMNWALEERLRSLYMEAQMWRDVAQSHDAAASVLRADLQRVLDAQAVRGGGDGQDQDDAESCCWGENQAPVCAEEEEAEVGTPAPTGVGRCKGCGDGAAVVLLLPCRHLCVCAPCAASAQACPSCGCAKNGSVCVNFS